TGGTTCCAATTTTCCTTTAACCAATTTGCAATTCTCTCACCTACGAATATGATACCGTTGTCTATACTTGGACCTAAACGACGGTAGGCCTTCCTCCAATCAGATTGTAACTTGCTTTGTTCTATCTGTATCAAATACATTTCTGCTTCATGCACTAATTCAGGAGTTGGCAAGCATGCTATAGCCTTTAATGACTTAACTTTAAATGCTGCAATAATTCTTGCAGTAACTCTCAGTAATTTTGTGTAACTGCTAAACCGACTCATGTTAATCACACTAGTCTTTTCTTCAAAGCTTTTCTGTCTACAAGTCAAAACAATACCAACCTTATCAGGAACTTCATCGTTGCAAGACTGACTTATAGGCCAAGTATCAAATGGGCGCGACATAAAGGCTGGTCCCTTTTGCCACATAGAATTTTCATGCAAGACGTTAGGAGGACATGGTCTAGTGGTAAAATCTGCTGGATTGTTCTTACTATTAACCCACCACCATTCAGTAGGGTCTGTTCTAGACTGAATTTCTGCCACCCTGTTGGCTACAAAGGTATTAAATCCATAAGATTCTTTCTGAATCTGTGCTCTTACAATTGATGAGTCAACAATATGTACAATAGATTTGAATTTCCAATCACTTTGTTTCACAATTATATCTCTTAATCTACATGACAGTACGGCACCACATAACTCTAATCTAGGTATTGTCAATTTTTTGGTGGGAGCAATTCTGTTCGTAGCAAGGATCAATTGCGATACATAAGAATCCCCTTCTAGGCCCCACCTTACATAAGCACATGCACCATATGCAACTGAACTGCCGTCTGAAAATATAACTAGCATTGGATCCCCTTTTGCATCTAGGGGTTTTACACATCTCGCATATGACAAAAACTCCAACTCTCgcatatcaataaaaaatttactCCACTTCTCTCTCATTTCGTCAGACATGGGATCGTCCCAGTCACATCTATTGCCTTCCGAGCGACTAATTGTGATTAGCTCTCTCATTAAGACTTTTGCATTCAAAGTGAAGGGGATGATAAGTCCTAAAGGGTCATAGATCGTAGATACTTGACTGAGTACCATTCTCTTTGTTAAGTCTTTAGGTATTATCCAGTTGGATGTATTTATGTCTATTCCAAGTAAATCTTGCATTACTATATTTTCCTAAAATCTGACTTAAGTGAAATTATCAAATAACTGTTGTGTATAATTACGATATCTCTGTATATGTATCCTCATTATGAGGCCATCGATCTCATTAATAGGACCAAGGTAATAATTCCAATCAAGTTTTTTCCATTTCTCCTTTCctggctagaatatatatatatatatacatatatatatatatatatatatatatatatatatatatatatatatatatatatatatatatatgtgtgtttgtgtgtgtttgtatatatatatgtgtttgtgtgtgtttgtatatatatatatatatatatatatatatatatatatatatatatatatatatgtatatatatatatatatatatatatatatatatatatatatatatatatatatatatgtatatatatatatatgtgtgtgtgtatgtatatatatatatatatatatatatatatgtgtgtgtatgtatatatatatatatatatatatatatatatatatatatatgtgtgtatgtatatatatatatatatatatatatatatatatatatgtatgtatatatatatatatatatacatatatatatatatatatgtatgtatatatatatatatatatatatatatatatatatatatgtatctatatatatatatatatatatatatatatatatatatatatatatacatacatacatatatatatatatatatatatacatatacatatatatatatatatatatatatatatatatatacatatacatatatatatatatatatatatatatatatatatatatatatatatatctatatatatatagatatatatatatatatatatatatatatatatatatatatatatatatatatatatatacatgtatatatatatggatagataggtaggtagatatgaatgagagagagagagagagagagagagagagagagagagagagagagagagagagagagagagagagagagataattaaataatatatcaataatcaaTAACAACTTGGCCATTTTCTCTCAGAATTCTTATCGTGATATCAGCAATCACTCCACATTTCCAATCCTTTGTCTCAAGAGATGAGACCATTATTAAGGTCCTCTTCATTAATACTTCAAAACTCTTTCGTATCATCCATCTGAAGATTCTAAAGGGGACAATAACAATGACAAGGTAATTCAAGACATCTCtgactacatgaaaaaaaaaatcagtaattacaATTAGTTTTTTGAATTAATGAATAACCAAAGAATGTGTTTTGTATTGGTAATTTCCCTTTGAATAAAGGATTGTCATTAGTTTTCTACCTTAGAGAATTACAAACAAGTTGGTTTAATACAAGAGATTTTCTTGAAAATCTTTTCATTCTATTAAGTAGATTTTTCCTTATATATCGTGGGtacataaaaataatttacaaagtTTGCGAAAGCTGGAAATATACTCAAATTGGAATATCTGAAAATCGATTATTgatgaaatatagatagatatatagatagacagatagatagatagatagatagatagatagatatgtgtatttgaatgatgtatgtatatattgctcCCTTTAAGATGCCATAGTATATCACGAAGCCaattattactaagaattattGTGTTGCATATATTAAGAAAAGATCCCTGTATAAATACAAAAATCTCTCACAATAGAACTAGACCAGATATGAAGTATACGAATAACAAAAAAGCAAAATTTAAAAAGATCACTTCTCTTGAGAAAACTGTGGCAATCTTTCGTAAAAATTATAACCTTTATATGATATGGATTTCCAGAACAATAAATGACATTGTTTATATCTCTTTAAGTTCCTGGTTTGGTTATTATATTTCCCACGAAAGATGTTGCAATGCTTTTTTTATTAATGCGTTTCAACCTGAAACataattcaaaatactaaaaaaaatcctaaatatatatgaagtgaaaaaactaaaaatcacaaaacttttCTTGGAAAGTACCAACTATAACGagataattaagtaattcaaataaacttgaagcataaacatatatagcaatgaaaaacattaaacaaagatagcagtaaattacgtgaacataaatagaacaattatccattactaataattacaaagttaaattaacattataaactcacaaacatattgaactgaaacaagaaaggtagtaaactaggtagttactaccaagcattaccacgcaattactctaagaataacaccacactggaaacaattatttaatatattataataaagttaagtACTAACACATTTTCTCTCCAAGCCTTTCACTGGACACCAATAATCCGTCCCCATTTCCTCTAAACACAAGGAAGCAATAACCCTTCCGGAGAGTGGGTGTGTCTCGGACGGCAACTGTTTGTAAAAAGGACAACCGTCTTGAATACACTCGTCTCATCTGAACTCCGCTGCCCAGACTCGGCAACGCAACACAAGAAATCCACAGAAATGCAGTcccttaaattacaaatattttagtcttgaccatactaaacattttacaatcgaaatacaacattttataacaatttatgacattttagataataaacaatagataaatatatgaataactatCGTCCCAGACGATACACTCCCCCTACCCAAATTAGCAATTTTCTTCAATAGGAAGAAGAACAACTAACCTATGTAcagatctatttacacacacatcaTCTTGGCCTTCATATAGTCTTCCTGGTCTCTGGATTTTGTAACGAACACTAACATCTCTAACCTTGTGATCTCTGCTTGACTGGACTGATGTTACCTGAGCAAGTTTCCATTGTCCACGTATGGTGTTGCAGTTTTGTACTAATACGATATCACCAGGTTTAACATTCCTTTTGTCCACATGCCATTTTTGCCTTACCATTAAAGTTGGAAAGTAGTCTCTCTGCCACTTTTTCCAAAAACAGTCTACGATACGTTGCATGAATTCCAACCTATCCTTATATTTTTTATCTACAAATTTCATATCTGCTTGGATTTTACTACTTGCTCGGCCTAATATCAGGTCATTAGGACATAAATATGATCCAAGTTCACAGTCACTGCCAGGTTTGATACCAATCGGTGTGGAATTCAATAAATCACCTACTTCAAAAAGCACTGTTTTCATTTCTCCGAATGTCAGTTTACTATCTCCAATAGCAATGAGTACAGCACGTTTAACAGATTTTATTAGTGCTTCACTACATCCATTCTGCCAAGGAGCGTCAGCAGACTTATAGAAAATCCAAGTAGTACCACCGCTAGCACCATATTTTTGAAGCTTTGACTTGTCTAACCTGAGCTCCTTGCAAGCAGCAACTAATTGACTTCCCAAATCAGAATGTATGGTCTTAGGATATCCTCTAATTGTTATAAATCTCTGGAAAACTGTCAAGAAACCTTTTGTGTCATAACTTTCTGCCAAATCTACATATACTGCTCGTGAAACAAGGCAATTGAATATTACTCCATAAGCTTTTCCATATGTTCTACGTTTTACCGTATCTCTAATAGTAATTGGGCCAAATAAGTCTAATGAAGTATGGTAGAAAGGAGGAGTAGGACGTAATCTTTCCTGGGCAACTTGACCCATCTTCTGAGCAACAGTTTCAGCACTTATTCTTTTACATGCGATACATTTATTCTTAATAAACTTTATTAGTCTTCTGGCACTAATAACCCAGTACTTACATTGTAATTTAGCTAAAGTAGTTTCGACTCCGCTGTGGTCACTATTATGCAAGTGCTGAATATATAACTTAATAATATGACTATTTGACGGCATCAAAATAAATCTGTCTTGGTTCCAATTTTCCTTTAACCAATTTGCAATTCTCTCACCTACGAATATGATACCGTTGTCTATACTTGGACCTAAACGACGGTAGGCCTTCCTCCAATCAGATTGTAACTTGCTTTGTTCTATCTGTATCAAATACATTTCTGCTTCATGCACTAATTCAGGAGTTGGCAAGCATGCTATAGCCTTTAATGACTTAACTTTAAATGCTGCAATAATTCTTGCAGGAACTCTCAGTAATTTTGTGTAACTGCTAAACCGACTCATGTTAATCACACTAGTCTTTTCTTCAAAGCTTTTCTGTCTACAAGTCAAAACAATACCAACCTTATCAGGAACTTCATCATTGCAAGACTGACTTATAGGCCAAGTATCAAATGGGCGCGACATAAAGGCTGGTCCCTTTTGCCACATAGAATTTTCATGCAAGACGTTAGGAGGACATGGTCTAGTGGTAAAATCTGCTGGATTGTTCTTACTATTAACCCACCACCATTCAGTAGGGTCTGTTCTAGACTGAATTTCTGCCACCCTGTTGGCTACAAAGGTATTAAATCCATAAGATTCTTTCTGAATCTGTGCTCTTACAATTGATGAGTCAACAATATGTACAATAGATTTGAATTTCCAATCACTTTGTTTCACAATTATATCTCTTAATCTACATGACAGTATGGCACCACATAACTCTAATCTAGGTATTGTCAATTTTTTGGTGGGAGCAATTCTGTTCGTAGCAAGGATCAATTGCGATACATAAGAATCCCCTTCTAGGCCCCACCTTACATAAGCACATGCACCATATGCAACTGAACTGCCGTCTGAAAATATAACTAGCATTGGATCCCCTTTTGCATCTAGGGGTTTTACACATCTCGCATATGACAAAAACTCCAACTCTCgcatatcaataaaaaatttactCCACTTCTCTCTCATTTCGTCAGACATGGGATCGTCCCAGTCACATCTATTGCCTTCCGAGCGACTAATTGTGATTAGCTCTCTCATTAAGACTTTTGCATTCAAAGTGAAGGGGATGATAAGTCCTAAAGGGTCATAAATCGTAGATACTTGACTGAGTACCATTCTCTTTGTTAAGTCTTTAGGTATTATCCGATTGGATGTATTTATGTCTATTCCATTTTCGAAAATTCTTTTCTTGGATCTATTAAAGTCCACCTTAAtcttgaagaagaatatatcttttcTAGGAATCCAGTGTACACCAAGAACCTTTTCCTCACCAGAATATAACAATTTTAATTCATTGTCTAAAGTTTCATTGTTAGACATAATCCAATGTTTGATTTTGAAACCACCCTCATTTAGCACCAAATTCATATTACCCATAAGCTTTTTAGCTTTATTTACATCTTCACAACTGAAAataatatcatctacatatgtatTCCTATCTATAATGTTCTTGATCTCCGGAAATTCATTCTCCTTAATTGAAGCCGTTTTCTTAAGAGCTGTTATAGCAATGACACCGCTAGGTCGGTCTCCAAAACCCACAGCTGTAAGTACATGGTGGTTCGGGGGTCTACTATAATCTGCATCTCGCCATACGAACCTGTGGTTGTGCTGGTCTAATTCTTTCAATCTTACTGCATTATACATTTTGGATATATCCTCTATGACTGCAACATTGTCCTGACGGAATCTTAATAAAATTACCACCAGGTCATTCAATAAATCGGGTCCTTTTGCCCAATAAACATTAAGTCTGTGGCCCTTGTAATCTGCTGAAGAATTGAACACTATTCCGACTGGGGTTGAGGTTGAACTTTCTTTTAATACTTCGTGATGGTGAATATAGTGTATAGGCCCATCATATTCACTCATTTCCTTCCAAGATAATTTTCTTGCAACGCCTCTACTCAACATGTCTTTTATTTGATCATTATACAGTTGTGTATATTTATAACCTATCTTAGTTAATCGCTTCTCTGTTGATCTCATTCTTGCAATAGCTACCGCCACATTATTAGGCAATTCATTAGGGTCCCTAATCCAGGGATATTTAACAGTCCAATATTTTTCCTCACAGTTATATTCTAAGCCCTTTGAAATCATGTCTAACTCATTTTCTTCTCTAATTGTATAACTTTTATCACCTAGTGTACATGATCCACATTTGCATGCTCCACATTTCGGTATACAGTATGTGCCCAAACTTTCAATGTTGAAAAATTTATCTAAATCCATCCTTAAAAAttcattattgttaacattaatttcCTCTACTTTAACCACAC
The nucleotide sequence above comes from Palaemon carinicauda isolate YSFRI2023 chromosome 18, ASM3689809v2, whole genome shotgun sequence. Encoded proteins:
- the LOC137657413 gene encoding uncharacterized protein produces the protein MEGEMQLAKNDRAQAKRTFTRKCNIFEDTVGQASASTALTEVYEEVCKAFDKVEVCHERYVSISIKVGAIEEHLIECDEYIDSLERRKVQIMFKYKKNIHVVQDSSVRSVKVKALQPPQFSGDIRDFPNFRDDYKRLMVHSFGKDPYALRSCLSGEALNTVRGIENDYDEMLSRLDLRYGDNRKLVDAVLSDLKSIKPVNDGDNRAFVKMVERVDRCWLALQKMDLEGEMNTANTVSYIEKLLPITQKRQVNEEDMIASIKGIPEKHNELLQRVDQPTQIVTNLCKNNDTLQTGKCLLHEKGTHNTGSCSVFGNLGNFEKFETVRKSNGTPLNTLWDPGSDITLITFATAYKLGLKGRDIELTITKVGRKVELIKSKEYVIKVTDLEGKHWYITAYGIEEITSEACKVDLTNIVLLFDDIRLSDVERPFGEIELSVGSDWCTLMPQVKQSVGNLQLMQNMFGYCIRGSHPSIKFESSNNSFNVKVNQISSVVKVEEINVNNNEFLRMDLDKFFNIESLGTYCIPKCGACKCGSCTLGDKSYTIREENELDMISKGLEYNCEEKYWTVKYPWIRDPNELPNNVAVAIARMRSTEKRLTKIGYKYTQLYNDQIKDMLSRGVARKLSWKEMSEYDGPIHYIHHHEVLKESSTSTPVGIVFNSSADYKGHRLNVYWAKGPDLLNDLVVILLRFRQDNVAVIEDISKMYNAVRLKELDQHNHRFVWRDADYSRPPNHHVLTAVGFGDRPSGVIAITALKKTASIKENEFPEIKNIIDRNTYVDDIIFSCEDVNKAKKLMGNMNLVLNEGGFKIKHWIMSNNETLDNELKLLYSGEEKVLGVHWIPRKDIFFFKIKVDFNRSKKRIFENGIDINTSNRIIPKDLTKRMVLSQVSTIYDPLGLIIPFTLNAKVLMRELITISRSEGNRCDWDDPMSDEMREKWSKFFIDMRELEFLSYARCVKPLDAKGDPMLVIFSDGSSVAYGACAYVRWGLEGDSYVSQLILATNRIAPTKKLTIPRLELCGAILSCRLRDIIVKQSDWKFKSIVHIVDSSIVRAQIQKESYGFNTFVANRVAEIQSRTDPTEWWWVNSKNNPADFTTRPCPPNVLHENSMWQKGPAFMSRPFDTWPISQSCNDEVPDKVGIVLTCRQKSFEEKTSVINMSRFSSYTKLLRVPARIIAAFKVKSLKAIACLPTPELVHEAEMYLIQIEQSKLQSDWRKAYRRLGPSIDNGIIFVGERIANWLKENWNQDRFILMPSNSHIIKLYIQHLHNSDHSGVETTLAKLQCKYWVISARRLIKFIKNKCIACKRISAETVAQKMGQVAQERLRPTPPFYHTSLDLFGPITIRDTVKRRTYGKAYGVIFNCLVSRAVYVDLAESYDTKGFLTVFQRFITIRGYPKTIHSDLGSQLVAACKELRLDKSKLQKYGASGGTTWIFYKSADAPWQNGCSEALIKSVKRAVLIAIGDSKLTFGEMKTVLFEVGDLLNSTPIGIKPGSDCELGSYLCPNDLILGRASSKIQADMKFVDKKYKDRLEFMQRIVDCFWKKWQRDYFPTLMVRQKWHVDKRNVKPGDIVLVQNCNTIRGQWKLAQVTSVQSSRDHKVRDVSVRYKIQRPGRLYEGQDDVCVNRSVHRLVVLLPIEENC